The Microbacterium sp. SORGH_AS_0862 genome has a segment encoding these proteins:
- a CDS encoding glycosyltransferase family 1 protein, with product MTGQTVLARLFVDDRWSGAHGIGRYASEVLSRLSVPWRSLALPGRPSGPMELLRSVPVERDDALYSPGYNTFLGVRQQFVTIHDLIHLRVSGVEGLKYKAYYTAARALVRRSGLVFTVSEASANDIRGWLRDDDVEIVNTRGGCSPAFVPDGEAADEGAPYFLFVGNLRAHKNIRTFLNALREVEARGVVVLPQSERPELFRLLDEMGVSNRVRVVSSISDEELATLYRGAVALVFPSTLEGFGLPALESIRSGTPVVYWRGCDSVSEIVGPAGISVAESQDADEWAGAMQRAAHEDRRIPPGAAEQFSWDRTASSINRALSARLGASERDGQR from the coding sequence GTGACGGGACAGACTGTGCTCGCGCGTCTGTTCGTGGATGACAGGTGGTCTGGGGCTCACGGCATCGGGCGATACGCATCCGAGGTGCTCTCCCGATTGAGTGTGCCGTGGCGCTCACTCGCGCTGCCGGGCCGGCCCTCGGGGCCGATGGAGCTTCTTCGTTCCGTTCCCGTGGAGCGAGACGATGCGCTCTACAGTCCCGGCTACAACACGTTCCTCGGCGTGCGGCAGCAGTTCGTCACGATCCACGATCTGATCCACCTCCGGGTATCCGGGGTGGAAGGATTGAAGTACAAGGCCTACTACACCGCCGCGCGAGCGCTCGTGCGCCGAAGCGGCCTGGTGTTCACGGTCTCCGAGGCTTCCGCGAACGACATCCGTGGCTGGCTGCGCGACGACGATGTCGAGATCGTGAATACGCGAGGCGGATGCTCGCCCGCTTTCGTTCCGGACGGTGAAGCGGCGGATGAGGGGGCCCCGTACTTCCTGTTCGTCGGCAATCTCCGGGCCCACAAGAACATTCGGACGTTCTTGAACGCGCTCCGCGAGGTCGAAGCGCGCGGTGTCGTCGTCTTGCCGCAGTCGGAGCGTCCCGAGCTGTTCCGGCTGCTCGATGAGATGGGCGTCTCGAATCGTGTGCGGGTCGTCTCGTCGATCTCAGACGAGGAGCTGGCGACCCTGTACCGGGGAGCGGTCGCCCTCGTGTTCCCATCGACGCTGGAGGGGTTCGGCCTGCCCGCGCTGGAGAGCATCCGATCGGGAACTCCCGTCGTCTACTGGCGCGGCTGCGATTCCGTGAGCGAGATCGTCGGACCGGCCGGCATCTCCGTAGCCGAGAGCCAGGACGCGGACGAGTGGGCGGGCGCGATGCAGCGAGCCGCGCACGAGGATCGTCGCATCCCTCCCGGGGCTGCTGAGCAGTTCAGCTGGGATCGGACGGCCTCGTCGATCAACAGAGCGCTGAGCGCGCGCCTCGGTGCGTCCGAGAGAGACGGGCAGCGATGA
- a CDS encoding glycosyltransferase family 2 protein, translated as MNIRVGIVTVTYNSAAVLQPFLASVRAQLGISVTLYAVDNDSSDDSVDLIESWDSGDVARVVIRSGANLGVAEGNNLGIRQALADGVDWVLLLNNDTEFEPTMIADLVEAAASTSASIVTPMIEGDDPPGSLWFGAGVLHPWQGYRATHVGAGLPFPAISEDSPVTRPTAYAPTCALLVAPDVFAAVGLMDPSYFVYFDDVDFCIRARRAGWAYQVASHVRLLHKAGSVTGKDRGAFTARWGIRNWVLVARRHATSPVQRAVSLLYIQAHLLAGSVRARDPFWRIRLRERAYLEGLRTARESRDIPGASAGEVVSRPGPIR; from the coding sequence ATGAACATCAGGGTCGGCATCGTCACGGTGACGTACAACAGTGCGGCCGTGCTCCAGCCGTTCCTCGCTTCGGTCCGCGCGCAACTCGGGATCAGCGTGACGCTCTACGCCGTCGACAATGACTCGTCGGACGACTCCGTGGACCTGATCGAGAGCTGGGACAGTGGGGATGTCGCGCGCGTCGTGATCCGCAGTGGGGCGAACCTCGGTGTGGCCGAGGGAAACAACCTCGGGATCAGGCAGGCTCTCGCGGACGGGGTGGACTGGGTCCTCCTCCTCAACAACGACACCGAGTTCGAACCGACGATGATCGCTGACCTCGTCGAGGCGGCGGCGTCGACGAGCGCGAGCATCGTGACCCCGATGATCGAGGGCGACGACCCGCCCGGCTCATTGTGGTTCGGGGCCGGTGTACTCCACCCCTGGCAGGGGTACCGGGCTACGCATGTCGGTGCGGGTTTGCCCTTCCCGGCGATATCCGAGGACTCACCCGTCACCCGGCCGACAGCGTATGCGCCCACGTGCGCTCTGCTGGTGGCCCCGGACGTCTTCGCCGCCGTAGGCCTCATGGACCCGTCCTACTTCGTCTACTTCGACGACGTCGACTTCTGCATTCGGGCGCGGCGCGCGGGCTGGGCCTACCAGGTGGCTTCGCACGTACGACTGCTGCATAAGGCAGGAAGCGTGACCGGCAAAGATCGAGGTGCCTTCACCGCACGCTGGGGAATCCGGAACTGGGTGCTCGTTGCCCGGCGGCATGCGACCTCGCCGGTGCAGAGAGCCGTCTCGCTGCTGTACATCCAGGCTCACCTGCTCGCCGGCTCCGTGCGTGCCCGTGATCCGTTCTGGCGGATCCGCCTGCGTGAGCGCGCCTATCTCGAGGGGCTGCGCACTGCGCGCGAGAGCCGTGACATCCCGGGTGCAAGCGCTGGAGAGGTCGTCAGTCGGCCCGGCCCGATCCGATAA